The Miscanthus floridulus cultivar M001 chromosome 6, ASM1932011v1, whole genome shotgun sequence genomic interval CGAAGGAGACACATTGGTCAAGCAGGAGGTGTATCTGGGCAGACAAGTTAGAGTAGCAACTGACCAACCTCACGTTGATTTGCTTTATTGAGTTATTCCACGATATACAGGTTTCAGATTTGATGGATCTCCTTATGTTAACCCAAGTTTCTACACCCTACAgatttggctgctgctgctgctgatttatggtgagagaaaaatattattcctttACTTAAAAGTAGTGCTGAAGTAATGCTTAAAAACAGGGCCTTGTGTAGTTCTTGTTTTTACCTGATTGCTCTGAGCAGCCTGTCCCTGCTTTCCTGATACCATGTGGAAAATCATCTCATGTTGTGTACGGTTTCTGCTGCTGCACAGGATTTCCCATGACCCCATGTGATGTTGCAGTTTGAGTGAAATATACGTGATTCAGTGGATAATGCAAAGTTCCTCTTTTTGATCGGGGCATTTACATATTTATCATTATTACGGATGACATCTTACCCTGTGTCAATGATACATATAGTACTTTTTATATCACTTACATCGTAATGATGATAAACATGTAAATAATATGACTGCTTTGACTTGGCTACGACTTCGACCACTTTTGTGGCTATACATTCCATCCAGATCAGACCCTGCAATCCGCACTTGAAAGGCAGGGGATACCGAGACGATTGAAGCCGAGAAGCGAGAAAGAATGGCGGGGCTCTACGAGAAGCCGTCGGAGACGTACGCCAAGAAGCGTCCGCAGTACCCCAAGGAGTGGTTCTCCATGCTGGCCGGCCTCACCGCAGGGCACCAGCGCGCCTGGGACGCCGGGTGCGGCACCGGCCAGGCCGCCATCAGCGTAAGCTTTCCATCGAATGTTCAGTAGCTGCTGCACCGTTCGATCTGATTCATTCTGAAACGAACATCTGGGGGGAAAAAAACTCAGATGGCGGAGCACTACGAGAGCGTGGTGGCGACGGACGTGAGCGAGGGCCAGCTCCGGCACGCCATCGCGCACCCGAAGGTGCGGTACCTCCACACCCCGGAGCACCTCACGGAGGACGAGCTGGTGTCCCTGGTGGGCGGCGAGGGCTCCCTGGACCTGGTGGTGGCGGCCACCTCCATCCACTGGTTCGACATCCCGCTCTTCTACGCCGTGGTGAACCGCGCCCTGAGGAAGCCCGGCGGCGTGCTTGCCGTGTGGGGTTACAACTACGAGATCCACCCGTTCGAGGACGCGCTGCACGGCCAGCTCTACCCGGCGCTGCGGCCGTGCCAGGACCCGCGGGCGGGGCTGGACATGGAGCGGTACCGGGCCCTGCCGTTCCCGTTCGAGCCCGTCGGGGTGGGCGCCGAGGGCGCGCCCGCCGACGTGGACATCGAGGTGGAGATGACGCTGGAGGACCTGGTCGGGTTCCTGAACACCGGCTCTGTCGTGACCACGGCGAAGGCGAAGGGCGTGGACCTGGAGGCGGTCAGGAGGGACGCGCTGAAGCGTGTGGAGGAGGAGTGGGGCGGCCCGCCCACCGTGCCCAGGAAGCTCGTGTTCAAGGCGTTCATGCTGGCCGGGAGGCCCAAGTGCTGAAGCGATCATGACCAAGTACCGAGCTGCTGATTGGTGGTTGCTGATCAGTGCTTTTCCTTTGCTCGAATAAGTGCTGCTTGTCAGTCAGCGTGAGACTGAGATCAGACTCATCATATAGCCAGCCACTGCCCACTGGAGTATCTCTGGGCGGTTTCcaatatatatttttcctagtgcCGAATAAGTCCGAGCAGATGCTACGGGCTAATTACTTGTGGAATTATCCACCCGTTTGTTCAGTTTGGACTTTGGAATGAATCCACTGCGCTATTATCTGAACTGCTATGTGGAAGCTCGATAGAAGAAACAAGGGCTATTTTTGTGCCGTTTGATATGCAAATTCTTGGTCTCTGGTagatttggaatcaaattcaggaGAGGGACCGGAAGCCTGTCTGTCTGTGTCTCTGTCCTCGGAAAAACCAGCTAGTAATAGTAGCAGACAGATGAGCATGAGCCACACGCGCTCGCACCAAGTTGACTGTGCTTTCGCAATCACCGTGCAGGCATTCACCAATTTTTTTTTGGGAAATAGGAGGGGCCGGAGCCCCACTACTGGCACTGGCATGGAGAAAAAGTGATAACGCGAGAGGTGGAAATGTGGAATGCAATCGACGGGCTCGCTACTCGCACTTTGCATTCACGCTCCCTTTACGGGCCATGACTGGGCTCAAATTCATACCAAAACTCGATTCTCCATCCTTGAATTTTGGATCTCTCTAGCCAGGTTGGGCTCCGAGTATATGAGGAGATGTTGATTGCATGTTAAGCACGAacaacatttttttttttttgcgaatctGAATTTCATTCATGCATCAAGTAGTAACAGGGTTACAATCTTCAGCCAACAGGTGATCATTGATCAATAGGGCCAATTGCCACTCACCCAACCTGACGTCACATGTGACCTGCTTTGCTAACAAATTGGCTACCCGATTACATGATCTGCAAGCATACATCAAAGTAAAATTAGCACACATATCTACTGTCGGGCGTCCACCTAAATTTTGCAACCGTCGAATCCACACACATAGTGTcagtgtttcatacaagcaccggcaagtaaatttatagtaatatgcgttaggcttggatggtgcactaaaggacataagatttatactggttcgggtcgaaagtccctacgtccagtttgttgctgctcgtgttattagcatcgtgaacggtttgtagtaaggggtacaaacgatcgagagagggactggttccaagtctctgatggaagggctgaagggaggtcaagaggttcgaagccacttgactgtgtgtatctgtGTGTCGTATTGTTCGGTCTTAAGCGTCCGTCCCCCtgatggaggaagcacatccccttttatagatgaaggggtcggctttacaaggatgagggctctaCCTtattcttgtggctcacgtctaccaatccttcttcttcattctgatgagcgcgaaggaagataagtgcctacaatactgtcgatgtctctgtagaatgtcaggttgatcacAGAATGTTGCCCtgtgcagggtatgggctgtagcacagtggttttgacttattagcctctcctagccttgctccgcacgccttctgacttggcggacctgaggggtcgggaagcggacgccgctcccttgggtccatagcgtggtgacgaaaAATCCATCGTTCGTggggatagcaaatccttttctggagcgtagcggttgtcgtatatcttcgtcgggtttcatgtcccagggctgaaggcggcgcctacaactctacagggcgaggagcacgcacctgtacaacctttcgggctctgcggcgcccgaaagggtctaaagcacctgtcctgtcatcctctggcagtacttttcctgccagggcgcagggcatggtccttggagccatggttgacccgaacgtcttgtcttgccctgtacttatcgtcttgagggaatggggagaagttgtcaagtaagatgaatccaatctttagatatggagcagggtgagactcgttccttgccgtcgggcgaaacggagaccaattcctatctctcgggcgagaccgacctcgcctctccagggtcgggcgagacggaatctatccctcagccctcgggcgagaccgagcctgccctcaAGGCGTTggacgagacggagtttatcccttggccctcgggcgagaccaagcctgtcccagaggcgtcgggcgagacggagattaacccTGAGCTCTCGAGCGAGCCAGAGTTATctcacaaaggcgtcgggcgagacagaaccaaactcctatcactcgaacaagggatgaaacggcgcccttatgcgtccaaaagttttttacgttcggtggttattggttccaccttctggggtaccctggtattaggtccccgatagtagcccccgagcctctaggtgattcgagtagaaccgcctggaggatgTTTTTTGACTTCGTTGAAGTtactttgctagagggtgcgcgcgagcgcacccgatgggtgtagcccccgagcccccgggtgattcgagtagagtcacccggggggttgtatcggtcccttcgcgggtaaggctgaaggacttagtttttcatcaactggatatttttctgagtgggtcgtggcatcccgttcgctgggaactgattcagggctgacctaactggtgcttctgcccttgatttcggatcgttcgtggatccttccttagttgggccggccgccgagcttctgggccctaggggggccaaagagaaaagaaaaggccttcgtggcttgcgtttcccaggtgggtagagagtctagattcgcctggggaaggcgaaccgtccgttgagatttttggggtgagaggatagggactgtgggcgcgtgtcccgcgacgtgatgtggtggcgcgcgtggcaggcccgaagattgaggcggacggttgcccttctcgcgtccgtctccccctataaaaccacggggttcgcccccaaggttccgtatttcgctcccctgcctttgcgttctgaaaacatccgccgccaatcgccccagcctcctgCATCCGTATCGCCACCACTGACCAGCTTGCGTTcgtgttgcagccgccgtcaagctcgcgcctgccctcctCCCCTATTGCTTTAATgaagttgtggggcagatctaacatcacctcacggcgtctggagggcctcgtccatcgtggccttcatcgcccactgtccgccgtccaggagtggctgctacctggcgatgagggtgagccggtgtcgtccgaagggtatgttgtctctttcgccatctttcatgagcggggattcacggtacccacgcatagattTCTTTGGGGGTTGCTGGATTATtacgaggtggagctgcagcatctaactcccaatgggattcaacacatggcagcgtttgttgccttatgtgagggtttcctagggatcgatccccattttgatctgtggtgatatttctttaacattagtttatcgaagaggaagattgggggaaaAGATATGAACgcaccgatgggatgtgccagcatccatctgcgccatacccgatcgaggggttacccatacatgcgtctggcgacatccaacaagggatggcatttgcagtggttttatgttagggatgatgtgagtgccaccctatcgaggtacactggacgccttattgtggatgctctggAGTCGTGGAGctagggcgtccagtccaaagacaagaaacacatctccgatcttctttccgccctccaagccctgaaggatcggggtgtaaaggggacgaggattatcggcgcctaccatgcgaggagggtggcgccactgatggcgcgcgtgcttcccctgcatcagatgatgcccgggatgtcatttgaagggacggtgctcgttgacgaggcgctcccttactcggaagtggcgcagcgcatcaaggaggcgacggagccgacgaaggattccaccgaccgggtcctcgacatcgtgtatccagtgcctggacatcccccaatgcagccggagcctgggttctttgaattcgtaagccctcttctcccatgctcttttctttctcctgaatctcccctttttaatacttgcttttgtgacaTTGGGatcagccgagggggctagtcttcaaggatagtctggttccgctgccgaaggacaaggccatggcagcggcgaatcgactcgtggCCGAGCGAGACAGGAAAGTAAGGGAGGAGATGAAAAAGGCGAAACGATTGAAGCAGGAGGCATCGGATCGGggggaggacgtgagcagtgaggatgaagacgacgacgatgatgatgacgacgaggtagccgtcggcatggattgggacgtcctggaggacgaggacacactgacgagtggccacccatccatgcagggacccttccctttccacgcggagggaagtgaatcgatgaggtcggtggaggccgacgagtccgccgcttcgcatggCGTGCCAGTCGAGGACCGGTGGGTGGAGGAAAGCGGGCCTGCCGCTGCCGACCCCAAAGCGAcgggggaggggagtggctctggtgccgcgccccatgagacgatggaggggagcggctctggtgccacgccccatgagacgatggaggagAGCGGCTCTAGAGCCGCGCCCTCCGAGGTATGCCTCCCTGCCTCAGAGCAGGGAGTAGGcttgaaacggtcccgcccagatgagtcagggcagggatctagggatccatcctcaaaacgcttccgccggtcgaggacgtcaacgtgagctgctgattcccctgttttcatccttttttcaTTTCTATTTTGGTCTAATGATTaatacctttgtgcaggttcttgcagacgggtcaccccctggggctggcgccaaAGAAGAGTCTTACCATTCAAGTAGGATAGACGGCATCGCCTGGCGTCACTCCTATTTTGGGCGGGAGTGATGCCGACGTCGGGGCCATGTTGGCCGACCCAACGGTGTCCGTGGCAGCTCGtacgcccgcggaggttactgagcgggcggcctcctccatggcggacgtggaaTAGCTAGCCGAGGGCCGCATACctccggtggaggtggtcgtgaccacGCCAAgtcaggatcagccgggcgcggtcgtggtggcgctcgagggcgtagtgcaatccacGCCACCAGGGGCCTAGGTGGATCCGCCTGTGGCGCTCGAAGTGACCTAGagggaggagggtccagccggagggtcctcgagtgcggcggtggtgccgcacaagGTTAGGAGGGAGCCACCCCTGGCCCCTTTGTCGAGTGGAAGCCACTCCCCCATGCGGGGGGAGCcaccgcttcagtggatggccgcccaggacccgacgtcagctctgttctcacacgatgatcattctgagagcatagagcgagagggtcttgacatcggaatttcgaccatgctagaggccctggaccaggccagaggagccctgcgtgaAATTGTCGTTCCTACTACCTAGGTACGTGcctgattttcttctttctccgcatgtttttgtgtttttgcatttctgattctagtcttcttcctctttaggttcttgttgctcgtagccagaaGAAATCCTGcttcctccgtgagcagaaggcggagtgggatcgcctctccaaggaggcccggctgcgagcagacatggccgcataGCTTGCTACCGCCCAGGAGCGAGAGGCCTAGGCGCGTCAAGACAcggaggaggcccatgggatgtttgaggatttgtcagcgaggtccaagctggatggggaggagatcgccaagctccaaaaggagtgagacgagctgctgtagaggaatgccgcggctaatgagaaggccggtgaagtcctgaaggagctggagatggagcgggacctccggcggaaggctgagagtagggccacggccctccagcagaaggtggacaaggacgtcgaggtggtccgctccctccgggcggagctcggtgacgcggtgaaccgaaggttgagCGCTGAAAATGTCTCcatcaagctagaaaaagaggctgcccatgcacgaagggcccttcaggttgagagcgatgagcatgatcttctgcaagctgcggtcggggtggtccttaatgccctgaatgtgacggagccggtggagactagCCTGCTCGCGGCTCATGTCGTAGGTATCACGGCTCatgtgggccagcttgaggagagtgcctttcacgtcaggatcacctaggccttcaccgtcgcccatgctcattatgagaaggaaatcaacctgaaggtgatgagcgaaggcttcccgtccacctatgaggatgaagagctagaggaaatggaggagatggttgctccccttgcgaaaaacctagcagacaatctgaaagagatggttctccctctgcgggagtaattagtcgaacaattttgagaacaacttatatgtaatatgtggacaagtgttggtatttttcgagtctggacgcagtttcgtgattttgcgtcgtaatttcgttttgtttgattttttgcgatcttaccaatatgttcccctaaattatgccgctggtcatgatgcgaggagattgttttgaaagaaagaaaggaggtagccgtaccttaaccagcccccgagtaaggttcgaccccctgcatttgctggggtcgggggttactggagatcggaactatggttttggtgacagggtcgacgaagtccatggatgacatcgcaatattccccgccctatTTTCCAACAGAAATCTCCaactggggattctatgggctcggcaaggtggggccttcgaacctatgtccctgtattgattggctcgagcccccaagccttgttagggtctgataggggttggccgttatttgcgtgttatcctgtcctcggttttcgcaatcggaggggctgagtgaacgacacttgcctcgatggctcgagtatcgtgctcaacgagctcactaacgggtacgttcgtgtggaatctgggtccatcatttgctgatggggtcgacagagccctctggtggcactccacaacttcttaacccgcccctcggcagatgcccgagccgttcgataggctccggtggcctgatggcctctcctcgatggagattctatgggtttggcttggggttagaatcgaacgagaaaaggtcgagacatccctgtccgcttctgagcggagtcgggcagggccactggggcttgtctcggttatttctccctggctctgtttggcatgaggcggcctcgagcccttcacgaaccgaccttcgaaccttggcCTATGGTCGCCTATATCAAATGAGGCGACAGCCATtttgtgatgcaacacgaagcattgggatgttttgcatatgtataatataatcgaaatgaaggcggggtcgaTAACGTTACCAtggcggtatgagtgacgaaaagctcctaccaaatgtgtccgtgcggggtttggaccctgatgttcgcgatgaggttggactaacctgcataagaattgttattctttgtttttcgtatctcggtggcgatccgagccgtttaattaacttgggcagcctgatagcttctcctttgggagagactctgtaggcggacccctccgaacccttcttgagaaggtagaCGTTGAAGTCGGAGATGCGAGAGGCGTTGAGCAtggtttttctggtgaacagaaacaccgtagctatcgaggcgtagggtctgctagttcgtccagtttttactcaaagttttatgctcGTATTTCACATCCTTAGTTTCAAGTGTTCGAAGGGGGTCGGGTgtggaggatgtctagactggtagacatcctcggcaccccccgagtgatgttcgtgttctcaccgtttgacggggtcgaaagctcgagaatgaattttaacgcatgaagtaagaaagctgagatgcttatctttctttggacgttcgttcatCGTCTCTTCTGGGCTGAATGGTCGGCCCAGGAGATCCAAAAAGGTCATGCTATCGGATCgtcccgtggtcctgcatggggaggcgaagggttgtctgcctatgcgggcgccttaattgccacgGCCAGAgcaggtcagtggcgggccatacccaggtagTGTTTAGTTTGACCGGGGAGGATGCCTCATCGACCGGGGCACGTCCCGTTAGTtttggcgcgtcccctcaggtatcaatcagcattgattttgtatttaaaggggagaagggagagggtttttcgtccaacctttcacctttccttagctgcagtggctcctctttaaatagggagggggaggggagttctcatcccacctcatcttctgcctctgagccgctatctctccttcttcttcctttccgccgaatgcaTCCGTGTgtcgcggcggttcctgagtgaggaagagtaatgccagagagagagaaaactcacaaatccactCGTGAATCTGGATCGTGATGTCGAGTCGGAGATCATCAatcgtagatgagatggtgtatgccgcccttgctgaggagtcgctgctaccGAAGGAGAAGGGACGCTGGGaggcgtcgtacgtcgtcgactacgccgtcgtccgctgtgctcctcctttagtgggaggcgtttcctgcccatacaccgttgtcagggttatggctggggatgatggcgtagtccctagacgcccTGGCGGAGGTGTTGCTGTCGGGGTtatggctgacgacgatggcgtagtccacGGATGCCCCGACGGAGGCGTTGTAGATGGCGGTGCCTTCAAGGATCCTGTGAAGCGGCGGGATATCGagatgtcaccgatggagagcgtggcatggcgaccacagtagacgagctggcccgtgtacacaccccggacgtcgccgatggagagcgtggcgtggcgaccgtagtagacgagctggcccgtgtacatgccccgggtgtcgccgatggagagcgtggcgcggcgaccgtagtggacgagctggcccgtgtacatgcctcgggtgtcgccgatggagagcgtgacgCGGCGActgcagtagtacttgtagtagagttaagcagagactgtaattgaataatgttgtggggaagcccccgagtgaacagtcctctgaatttacaagtatattgttcctttttgtaatgaaatcgctttgtaagtgacgaatttgtgcaaaaaaatgaacaaatttacatcttttgcttatggcaagcaattttttaatctttctctttttgtaaaaaagattttagtgctttccgatccctctcatggtctaagtcataagaaactaggaacgtgggcgaactaattctgattgaactggtgagcaaagaggttgtagctgctggggcgtgggtgtcccgcagtcctaccactcatattcagaattggttctcaaaatcttagcccttaggacttgtttgtgagaagaatg includes:
- the LOC136456469 gene encoding trans-aconitate 3-methyltransferase-like; the encoded protein is MAGLYEKPSETYAKKRPQYPKEWFSMLAGLTAGHQRAWDAGCGTGQAAISMAEHYESVVATDVSEGQLRHAIAHPKVRYLHTPEHLTEDELVSLVGGEGSLDLVVAATSIHWFDIPLFYAVVNRALRKPGGVLAVWGYNYEIHPFEDALHGQLYPALRPCQDPRAGLDMERYRALPFPFEPVGVGAEGAPADVDIEVEMTLEDLVGFLNTGSVVTTAKAKGVDLEAVRRDALKRVEEEWGGPPTVPRKLVFKAFMLAGRPKC